CCTTCTTCGACGTCGCGGGGCGCAAGTTCCTGGACCACTCCATCCCCGGCTCGCTGGAACTCACAGAGCTGCTGATGGTGGTGGTGATCTTCGCCGCGCTGCCGCTGGTGTCGCTGCGCGGCGAACACGTGGTGTTCGACTCGCTCGACGCCTCGCTGCCGCCGCACGCGGTGCGCATCCAGAAGGCGGTGATCGACCTGCTGATCGCCGCCGCCCTGCTGGGGCTGGCCGCGCTGATGTGGAAGACCGCCGGCGAGTTCGCCGCCAGCGGGGAGACCACCGCGCAACTGAAGTTCGCCAAGTCGAATTTCATCTACGGCATGGCGGTGATGTGCGGGCTGGCCGGCCTGGTGCACATCGCGCTGGTCGTGCGGCCGCCGGCCGCGCTGGCCGAAGGCGAAGGGACCGCCCTGTGACGGCGGCGCTGATCGGGTTCGCCGCCATCTTCCTGCTCGCCGTCTTGCGCATGCCGCTGGCCTTCGCCATGGGCGGCGTCGGCATCGTGGGCATCGGGCTCACGCGCGGCTGGGAGCCGGCCCTGGCCTCCACGGCGCAGGTGGTCTACGAGACCGGCTTCGCCTACACGCTGTCCGTGATCCCGCTGTTCATCCTCATGGGGAACTTCGTGGCGCGGGCTGGCCTGGCGCAGGAACTGTTCGATGCGGCCTATGCCTTCATCGGGCACAAGCGCGGCGGCCTGGCGCACGCGACGGTGGCGGCCTGCGCCGGCTTCGGCGCCATCTGCGGGTCCTCCATCGCGACGGCGGCGACCATGGGCAAGGTGGCCTATCCGTCGATGAAGAACCTGGGCTACAGCGACACATTGGCTATGGGCGTCATCGCGGCCGGCGGCACGCTGGGCATCATGATCCCGCCCTCGACCATCATGGTGATCTACGGGATCATCACCGAGACCAACATCGGCAAGCTGTTCGCCGCCGGCGTGATCCCCGGGCTCGCATCCGCGGCGCTGATGATGGCGGGCATCGCCTGGATCACCTGGCGCGACCCGGCGCATGCACCGGCCGGCGCCCGCAGCGGCTGGCCGGAGCGCTGGCGCGCGCTGCGCGGCATCTGGGGCGTGCTGGTGTTGGTGCTCGTGGTGCTGGGCGGCATCTACGGCGGCTTCTTCACGGCCACCGAGGGCGCGGGCATCGGCGCGGCCGGTGCCTTCCTCTTCGCTGTGGCGCGCCGGCGCCTCAGCTTCGCCCAGCTCACCGAGGTGCTGGTGGAATCGGCGCGCACCACGGCCATGCTGTTCACGCTGCTGATCGCCGCGACGCTGTTCGCCAACTTCGTCAACTTCACCACCATGCCGGGCGACCTGAAGGACCTGATCACCGGCAGCGGGCTGTCGCCGGTGATGGTCGTGGTGGCCATGATGGCGATCTATGTGGTGCTGGGCACGGTGATGGAGGAGCTCACCATGGTGCTGCTCACCATCCCGCTGTTCTTCCCCATCATCACCGCCCTCGGCTACGACCCCATCTGGTTCGGCGTGCTGATCGTGATGGTGGTGCAGATCGGCCTGATCTCGCCGCCAGTGGGCATGAACATGTTCGTGCTGAACGCGCTGCTGCCGGGCGTGGGGCTGGGTGCCATCTACCGCGGCTGCTGGCCCTTCGTGTTCGTGCTGACGGCGATGCTGGGAGTGCTGATCGCCTTCCCCCAGCTCAGCCTGTGGCTGCCCTCCCTGATGAGATAGGCCCGATCCCTGCTTGCAAGCTCTGCAGGCCATCCACCAGAATGGGGATGCGCGACCTGCCGGAGGACAAGCACGATGCAACCCGCCGCAGACGATGAGGAGTCCTGGCTCGAACTGACACGGGCCAGGCGGACCATCGTGGTGGTGGATGTCGTCGAATCGGTCCGGCTCATGCAGGCGCACGAATCCGAATTCATCGCCCGCTGGCGCCGCTTCGTCGACGAGATGCGCACGCGCGTGCTGCCAGAGAACGGAGGCCGGCTCGTGAAGAGTCTGGGCGACGGGATGCTGCTGGAATTCGCCGACGTGCCGCCTGCCGTGGCGGCCGCGTACGAGGCGCAACGCGTCATCGCGCGCTGCAGCGCCGGCTTTCCAGGCGGAGAGAGCATCTGCCTTCGCACCGGTATCCACTTGGCCGACGTCGTGGTCGACGACCTGGACGTTTATGGTTCCGGCGTCAACCTCACGGCGCGCATCGCCGCGCTCGGGCAACCCACCGAGGTGATCCTGTCGGCCGAGGCCCGCGACGCGCTCGTGCCTTCGGTGGACGGGGAACTGCACGACTTGGGCGAATGCTACTTCAAGCACATCGCCCAGCCCGTGCGCTGCTTCCGGGTCGAAGAAGCGCATGCCACGCCCATCCATCTGCCCGCCCCTTCCGAAGAGGCGTTCATGGGGCCGTCCATCGCCGTCATGCCCCTGGAGCCCGGAGGCGGTGAGGCGCCGGCCGGCCTGGGCGAGGCCCTGGCCGGCGAAGTGGTCTCCGTGCTCTCCCGCAGCCATCGCATCCGCGTCATCTCGCCGCTTTCGACGCGTGCGTTGGCCGCGCGCGGCCTGTCGTGCGAGGAGATCGGCGCCCGCCTCGGTGCCCGCTACGTGCTTGCCGGCACGCTGGCCGTGGTCGGCG
The sequence above is a segment of the Ramlibacter agri genome. Coding sequences within it:
- a CDS encoding TRAP transporter small permease, which translates into the protein MKQLLRLACGLLSGAALFAIMVLTFFDVAGRKFLDHSIPGSLELTELLMVVVIFAALPLVSLRGEHVVFDSLDASLPPHAVRIQKAVIDLLIAAALLGLAALMWKTAGEFAASGETTAQLKFAKSNFIYGMAVMCGLAGLVHIALVVRPPAALAEGEGTAL
- a CDS encoding TRAP transporter large permease subunit: MTAALIGFAAIFLLAVLRMPLAFAMGGVGIVGIGLTRGWEPALASTAQVVYETGFAYTLSVIPLFILMGNFVARAGLAQELFDAAYAFIGHKRGGLAHATVAACAGFGAICGSSIATAATMGKVAYPSMKNLGYSDTLAMGVIAAGGTLGIMIPPSTIMVIYGIITETNIGKLFAAGVIPGLASAALMMAGIAWITWRDPAHAPAGARSGWPERWRALRGIWGVLVLVLVVLGGIYGGFFTATEGAGIGAAGAFLFAVARRRLSFAQLTEVLVESARTTAMLFTLLIAATLFANFVNFTTMPGDLKDLITGSGLSPVMVVVAMMAIYVVLGTVMEELTMVLLTIPLFFPIITALGYDPIWFGVLIVMVVQIGLISPPVGMNMFVLNALLPGVGLGAIYRGCWPFVFVLTAMLGVLIAFPQLSLWLPSLMR